The Methanocella arvoryzae MRE50 genome includes a region encoding these proteins:
- a CDS encoding ABC transporter gives MKNILIIATREVKRFSTRFRGNSRALILAIIAASLLISYFVSQGGLTLSKGMYTVGVSADGPAIDDSRFRLVYTDPSTGYNLVRNNSIDAYVSADTVTGRSDSRSRYAIGALKQYLEKQELERITEQYDIDRAYPLRIETHYLNVNTTAQAAGGSITDLIGHIPEPAASEAPVPTPTTSAPVVTVTAIPAPTPTGGGTGSTGSTTDAAVKAQLEQAMNGTQPKFKAQFVSENEIIVPSLMNPPVPLSQVIIAFLYIVPIFFISVFFTSSFMDEKINRKLNILMSTPVSALDVIMGKMLPYLAFALVVIVGVTLALNGNLLLAIAIFTPIVLFIFAVYLMVALFYRTYKDQTFFSMAAITFITGYLVFPALFTGINNLSFISPLTLAVQMYRGESFGLLEYTFSTLPMYLVFLLAMYVGVRIFNEEYLLSYGPLYRKVGDAIYLAINKNHVYLSIALLSLLLIPAVFMVQLIIVALATNIQQMFLMFIVLLVFSALVEEIAKSAGIVMLLENGMLKSYKEIVALSFLSALGFLIGEKALLYLSLGIISGNVLMEAINDAGLLLIPLVAHFIFTTIVCVSTRKLGTKWYIVAVLAGTLVHTTYNIYNLRAAGLF, from the coding sequence ATGAAGAATATACTGATCATCGCTACGAGGGAAGTAAAGCGCTTTAGCACCCGTTTCCGGGGCAACTCCCGGGCCCTGATCCTGGCGATCATCGCCGCCTCGCTGCTCATCTCTTATTTCGTCTCCCAGGGCGGGCTGACGCTGAGCAAGGGCATGTACACGGTGGGAGTGTCTGCCGATGGGCCGGCCATCGACGACAGCCGCTTCCGTCTGGTTTACACAGACCCTTCGACGGGGTACAATCTGGTGCGTAACAACTCCATCGATGCCTACGTGAGTGCAGATACGGTAACAGGCAGGAGCGATTCCCGGTCGAGGTATGCGATAGGCGCGCTCAAGCAGTACCTGGAAAAGCAGGAGCTCGAAAGGATCACCGAGCAGTATGACATCGACAGGGCTTATCCCCTACGCATCGAGACTCATTACTTAAACGTCAATACTACCGCGCAGGCCGCTGGCGGGTCAATCACGGACCTCATCGGGCATATACCAGAGCCGGCCGCATCGGAAGCCCCGGTGCCGACCCCTACGACGAGCGCTCCAGTAGTAACAGTGACTGCGATTCCTGCTCCGACGCCAACTGGTGGCGGCACCGGCAGCACTGGCAGCACCACAGATGCGGCTGTGAAAGCACAGCTTGAGCAGGCGATGAACGGCACCCAGCCTAAGTTCAAGGCCCAGTTCGTCTCGGAGAACGAGATCATCGTCCCCTCGCTGATGAACCCGCCGGTGCCCCTGTCCCAGGTCATCATTGCGTTCCTCTACATCGTGCCTATCTTCTTCATCAGCGTGTTCTTCACGAGCAGCTTCATGGACGAAAAGATCAACAGAAAGCTGAACATCCTCATGTCGACGCCCGTCTCTGCCCTCGACGTCATCATGGGCAAGATGCTGCCCTATCTGGCCTTCGCCCTCGTCGTCATCGTGGGCGTGACGCTGGCGCTGAACGGCAACCTGCTGCTCGCCATCGCCATCTTCACCCCGATCGTCCTCTTTATCTTCGCCGTCTACCTGATGGTGGCGCTGTTCTACCGCACGTACAAAGACCAGACGTTCTTCTCTATGGCGGCGATCACCTTCATCACCGGGTACCTCGTGTTCCCCGCCCTGTTCACCGGGATCAACAACCTGAGCTTCATATCGCCCCTGACGCTGGCGGTCCAGATGTACCGGGGGGAAAGCTTCGGCCTGCTGGAGTACACGTTCTCCACCCTGCCGATGTACCTTGTGTTCCTGCTGGCGATGTACGTGGGCGTGCGCATCTTCAACGAAGAGTACCTGCTGAGCTACGGGCCGCTATACAGGAAAGTCGGGGACGCGATCTACCTGGCCATCAACAAGAATCATGTTTATCTGTCGATCGCCCTGCTGAGCCTGCTCCTGATACCAGCCGTCTTTATGGTCCAGCTCATCATCGTAGCCCTGGCGACCAACATCCAGCAGATGTTCCTCATGTTCATCGTGCTCCTCGTCTTCAGCGCTCTCGTGGAAGAGATCGCCAAGTCCGCCGGCATCGTGATGCTGCTGGAGAACGGCATGCTCAAGTCTTACAAAGAGATCGTGGCGCTCTCGTTCCTGTCCGCCCTCGGGTTCCTGATCGGGGAAAAGGCGCTGCTGTACCTGTCGCTGGGCATCATCTCCGGCAACGTCCTCATGGAGGCTATCAACGACGCGGGACTTTTACTGATACCGCTCGTCGCGCACTTCATCTTCACAACCATCGTATGCGTCTCTACGAGGAAGCTGGGCACGAAATGGTATATTGTGGCCGTGCTGGCGGGCACGCTGGTGCACACGACCTATAACATTTACAACTTAAGAGCTGCGGGGTTATTCTGA
- a CDS encoding ABC transporter permease, with translation MGAFWTIFNKEIRAIGKEKTIVLAIVIQLIIASLSSVILIGLMSFYDPGTIGQNTNIKLNVGIICAENTQLIQDLRRAHVNTTYYDNPEIAQQAFAGGSLDAVIYVPQYTGGPMDLKLFLPESDSRSTVILMVLKEPLKKFENQLRTAQGIDIKFAEVTGRSSTTYEFLFSFIVPMLMLFPAFIAGSIVIDTLSEEFESKTIDTLLAAPVALKDMIAGKLAASIFIAVVQCILWSILLSFNRIYIQNVVLVIVMAGLIAAFVATGSALIALYFKDRERSQFIYSVLLITVASLSYLVEPSPIGLITRLATGAPGVGAINVLLYVIPLVLLLAAIMLNTKRLVALKA, from the coding sequence ATGGGCGCCTTCTGGACCATATTCAATAAAGAGATCAGGGCGATAGGCAAGGAAAAGACGATCGTGCTGGCCATCGTGATCCAGCTGATCATCGCCTCGCTGTCCTCCGTCATCCTGATCGGCCTCATGTCGTTCTACGACCCGGGCACCATCGGCCAGAACACCAACATAAAGCTTAACGTCGGCATCATCTGCGCCGAAAACACACAGCTGATCCAGGACCTGCGGCGGGCGCACGTCAACACGACATACTACGACAACCCGGAGATCGCCCAGCAAGCCTTCGCCGGAGGCAGCCTCGACGCGGTTATCTATGTACCGCAGTATACGGGCGGCCCCATGGATTTGAAGCTGTTCCTGCCCGAATCCGACTCCAGGAGCACCGTCATCCTGATGGTGCTGAAAGAGCCGCTCAAGAAGTTCGAAAACCAGCTCCGGACAGCCCAGGGCATAGACATCAAATTCGCGGAAGTCACAGGCCGGTCGAGCACGACCTACGAGTTCCTGTTCTCCTTCATCGTACCCATGCTCATGCTGTTCCCCGCCTTCATCGCCGGCAGCATTGTGATCGACACCCTCTCCGAAGAGTTCGAGAGCAAGACAATAGACACCCTGCTCGCCGCCCCCGTAGCTCTCAAAGATATGATCGCCGGCAAGCTCGCCGCATCGATCTTCATCGCCGTAGTCCAGTGCATCCTCTGGTCGATACTCCTGTCCTTCAACAGGATATACATCCAGAACGTAGTCCTCGTCATCGTCATGGCCGGACTGATAGCCGCTTTCGTAGCCACCGGCTCAGCCCTGATAGCGCTGTACTTCAAAGACAGGGAAAGATCCCAGTTCATCTACTCCGTCCTCCTCATCACCGTCGCCAGCCTCAGCTACCTCGTCGAGCCCTCGCCCATCGGCCTCATCACCAGGCTCGCCACCGGAGCGCCGGGCGTCGGGGCGATCAACGTTTTACTGTACGTCATACCGCTCGTCTTGCTGCTCGCTGCGATAATGTTAAACACTAAGCGGCTTGTTGCGCTGAAAGCTTGA
- a CDS encoding ABC transporter ATP-binding protein yields MIKLTGVTKLYKHFAAVSDLNLEVRQGEILGIIGHNGAGKSTTLKMMVGLVAPTAGSVEILGRDMSRDSTNVKRQIGYLPEESPLYENMTVEEYLLFFSELYGMPKKAAKARIDELLGSLKLKDQKKLTGELSKGMKRKVAIARCLLHDPSLLILDEPNSGLDPLTSFFIIDYLKQLRGQGKTIVLSAHNLFHIEYICDRVAIMKDGRLLVCDNMEAIRRSLGIREYQVIFKADQSLDYEQHEGNYVFKTADISEIAGLLHNISDNNWALVDLSVRQSALEDIYVKLMTN; encoded by the coding sequence ATGATTAAACTGACAGGGGTTACGAAATTATATAAACATTTTGCCGCGGTCAGCGATCTGAACCTGGAGGTCCGGCAAGGCGAAATTCTTGGCATCATTGGCCACAACGGCGCGGGAAAGAGCACCACGCTAAAGATGATGGTGGGCCTGGTGGCTCCCACGGCCGGCTCAGTGGAGATCCTGGGAAGGGACATGTCCCGGGACAGCACAAACGTCAAGCGGCAGATCGGCTACCTGCCAGAGGAGAGCCCCCTGTACGAGAACATGACTGTAGAGGAGTACCTGCTGTTTTTCTCCGAGCTGTACGGCATGCCTAAGAAAGCCGCTAAGGCCCGGATAGACGAGCTGCTCGGCTCGCTGAAGCTGAAGGACCAGAAAAAGCTGACCGGGGAACTATCAAAGGGCATGAAGCGTAAGGTAGCCATCGCGAGATGCCTGCTCCACGACCCATCCCTCCTGATCCTCGACGAGCCCAACTCGGGCCTCGACCCGCTGACCTCTTTCTTCATCATCGACTACCTCAAGCAGCTCCGGGGCCAGGGCAAGACCATCGTGCTCAGCGCCCATAACCTCTTCCACATCGAGTACATCTGCGACCGGGTGGCCATCATGAAGGACGGCAGGCTACTGGTCTGCGACAATATGGAGGCTATCCGCAGGAGCCTGGGCATCCGGGAGTACCAGGTAATCTTTAAGGCAGATCAGAGCCTCGATTATGAGCAGCACGAGGGCAACTACGTGTTCAAGACCGCCGACATAAGCGAAATCGCCGGCCTGCTCCACAACATCTCCGACAACAACTGGGCGCTGGTCGACCTGTCGGTCCGCCAGTCGGCGCTGGAAGACATCTACGTCAAGCTCATGACTAACTGA
- a CDS encoding HIT family protein, translating to MDYSKRDGRVDECFTHDMADMIAAGVLRRSHAMARPFQVSYDPHCGFCRKNRLIVLINEEYEHPEPTFIRRLPVSVAALSYDQTFPGRSVVILRDHVTDLNELMKYKQMLFMAFMEDVSATVDALKVVCNPDRMNYAIYMNQNEHLHVHLIPRYKREGDAYYGPPPFRGINQMFPDFDYRSLAVRIRRNLKFEQSELSKYCEQLINQGLPP from the coding sequence ATGGATTACAGCAAGAGAGATGGCCGGGTAGACGAGTGCTTTACCCACGACATGGCAGACATGATCGCCGCAGGCGTGCTCAGGCGCAGCCACGCCATGGCCAGGCCGTTTCAGGTGAGCTATGACCCGCACTGCGGCTTTTGCAGAAAAAACAGGCTCATCGTGCTGATCAACGAGGAGTACGAGCACCCGGAGCCCACTTTTATCAGGCGCCTGCCTGTCAGCGTAGCCGCCCTGAGCTACGATCAGACTTTTCCCGGCCGCTCGGTGGTCATCCTGCGGGACCACGTGACTGACCTGAACGAACTGATGAAGTACAAGCAGATGCTGTTCATGGCATTCATGGAGGACGTGTCGGCCACGGTCGATGCATTAAAAGTAGTCTGCAACCCGGACCGCATGAACTACGCCATCTACATGAACCAGAACGAGCACCTGCACGTCCACCTCATCCCCCGGTACAAAAGGGAGGGAGACGCGTATTACGGCCCTCCGCCGTTCAGGGGAATAAACCAGATGTTCCCGGACTTCGACTACCGCTCGCTGGCGGTGAGAATCCGCAGGAACCTGAAATTCGAGCAGTCGGAGCTCAGCAAGTACTGCGAACAGCTCATTAATCAAGGGCTTCCACCATAG